In Deltaproteobacteria bacterium, the sequence GAAGGGCCTTGGTGGAGTTTGTCATAAACCTTTTTCCAGGCCCTCATTTTTTTCTTCACGGGTTGCCACAATTTTCTTTGATATGAAAGGTCACCCCTGTAGGACTGGATCATAAAACGCATAGACCGGCAAATATCAGGTGTGAACATGAGCGCATAGTAAGGATGATTAAAGGTTGCCTTCAGACCAAAGGAACCGGGATTTTGCCACACCGGACTTCCAAGGCCAAGCCAAAAATGGACAAATCTCAAGGGCCGAAAAGGCACGGCAAATTCAAGCGTACGAAGGGTCTCATCCACATCTTCAGCATCGCTACCCGGAAAACGGAGGATGAGATTTGAGATGTTTGAAATCCCCAACTCTTCACAGTGCTTCATGATTTCCAGGTTCTGGATGGCTGTGGTGCCCTTGTTGAGTTTTCCAAGGAGTCGAGTGCTCAACGCCTCAATCCCGATCTGGACCTTGTGGGTTCCCGCAGCCTTCATGGCATTGAGAACGTCACGTGGCGTGGTCGCCCTGAGCTCTGCAAAAAGGCGGAAGTCCTTTTCCAGCGCAGCAAGTTGGGAAAATATCTCCTTGGACTGGCGCAGCGGAAGAAGGTTATCCATAAAGGCCACAGAAAGGGCCTTGTACTTTGTGGTCAAGTAATCAACCTCAGAGACTATTTGAGACACGCCCTTGGATCTGTACCCATTCCACTGAAGATTCAAGTTACAAAAGGCACACCCCCCCGTACGTTTCGAAGAAGGCTTCGCAGACCGCCACCAGCATCCCCTGGATACTTCAGCAGGAAGGGTCGGGAAAAACCTCTTTTCAGGATCCAGTGTCTTTAAGAGATAAAAGTAGTCGTCATAGTCCGGGGGCGGCAGGTTGTTAAGGTTTTCCAGTTGATAAAAAGTGACAGGGGTATCGGCTTCTCTCTCTTGCCTCGTGACAACACCTGAAATAGGGCGAAAGTCATCATTCCCCAGCGAGTCCCTCACCTGACAGATAAGTGCGCTCAGGGGCAGTTCACCTTCGCCATTTATCGCAAAGTCCACGTCGGGAAAAAACTTAAGGAGTCCAGAAATCATGTCCCCGGCAAATGTGGAACCGCCCACCACAATAGGCAAATGAGGAAACCCCTGTTTGATGCGTTTGATGAAATAAAGCGATGATGTGAGCTGACAGAGACAGATGGAAAAACCCGCAAGCCCACATCTCGCCCAGTCCACCGCACGGATAAGCCCATCAGACTCATCCTTGATCTCAGAGGTCAGGGCATCGAAATCAACGTTGCGAAGCTCTGCCTGGCCCTTTGCCTCGCCGTAAAAAATCTTTTTGATCTCTTTCTTACGTTCAGGAAATAACAGGGCGCCGTACACGGACTCTGCCAGCCAGGTCCTTTCCGAGATCGCCTGGTAGAGCTTGTACCCGATCCTTTCCGCCACTTTAAGATAAAGATGAAGTGCCTGTATATTCAGATCAGGAAACCGGCCTTTCAAATAGGCCTTCAGCGCACCAAGCTGAATAGAAGGCCGGCTGTAAAGAGGCCATGGCGTTGAAACCAAGACAATACGTTCGAGTTGATCCGCGCGCTCTGTCTTCATCTTAGGCCCATGTCCAGTTCCCGCAAGTCTTTGATCTGGTCTCTAAGCTCTGCTGCCCTTTCAAAGGCCAAAACCTTTGCTGCCCTTTTCATCTCTTCCTCAAGCTCCCGGATGATTTCCTCAAGCTCGTCCCCTGATTTGTATTTGACAGAAGGTTCTGAAACCGCTGGCACGGTCACGTAGTCAGCCTCATAGACGGAGGTGAGGATGCTGGTTATCTCCTTTTGTATGGTCTCTGGAGTGATACCGTGTTTCTTATTATAGGCCGCCTGAAGGCTTCGTCTCCGGTTTGTCTCATCAACGGCCCTCTGTATGGAACGTGTCACACGATCTGCGTAGAGAATCACCGTGCCATAGACGTTTCTTGCAGCCCGACCACAGGTCTGGATCAGAGACCGCTCCGAACGAAGAAACCCCTCTTTGTCAGCATCCAGGATGCCTACGAGGCTGACCTCAGGCAGATCCAGGCCTTCTCTGAGAAGATTGATGCCCACAAGTACGTCAAAGACCCCCAGACGAAGGTCGCGAATAATCTCGGTTCGTTCCATGGTCTTAATATCAGAGTGAAGATAACGGACCCGAATGCCCAAATCCTCGTAATAATCCGTGAGATCCTCTGCCATGCGTTTGGTCAGCGTCGTCACCAGGACCCTTTCGTTCCGTTCTTCCCTAATCCTGATCTCTTCAAGCAAATCGTCCACTTGGCCTTCAGCCGGCCTGATGATAACCTCTGGATCAATAAGTCCAGTCGGACGTATGACCTGCTCCACAACACGACCCTCGCCCTTCTCAATCTCATAGTCTCCAGGAGTGGCCGACACAAAGATAACCTGGGAAATCTTTTGGATGAATTCCTCAAAGTTCAGTGGCCTGTTGTCCAGGGCTGAGGGAAGCCTGAACCCATATTGCACCAAGGTCTCCTTTCGGGATCGATCTCCGTGGTACATGCCTCGAAGTTGAGGCACCCCAATATGGCTCTCGTCAATAAAGAGTAGATAGTCTTTTGGGAAGTAGTCAAGCAGGGTCGGGGGCGGCTCTCCAGGGCTCCTTCCCGTCAGATGTCGCGAGTAGTTCTCAATTCCGTGACAGTAACCGAGTTCCTGCATCATCTCCAGGTCAAAATTGGTGCGCTCCTCGATACGTTGCGTCTCAATCCATTTTTTGGCTGCCCTGAAATGATCAATACGCCCCTTAAGTTCCTCTTTGATGGATTTCACCGCATTCTTCAGAGTTACCCTCGAAGCCACGTAATGACTGGCTGGGAAGATGACTACTTTTTCAATCGACCTCAGGACTTTGCCTAAAAGCGGGTCTATTTCATGGATTTGCTCAAGGGTATCACCGAAAAACTCAATGCGAATGGCCTTTTGATCCTCATAGCTCGGGAAAATCTCCACGCGGTCTCCCCTTACGCGAAAGGTGTCTCGATGGAAATCATAGTCGTTTCGGGTGTACTGCATGGAAACGAGCCTGCTGAGCATCACATCTCGCTCAATGGTAGCCCCAGGCTTGAGTTCAAGGCACATTTCAAGGTAGTCTTCAGGGGCTCCAAGGCCAAAAATGCACGATACGCTGGCTACAACGATCACGTCACGGCGGGCAAGGAGAGACCGGGTGGCCGAGTGCCGTAACCTGTCAATCATCTCATTGATCGAAGCATCTTTTTCAATGTAGGTGTCAACTGCAGGCAGGTACGCCTCAGGCTGGTAATAGTCATAGTAGCTAACAAAAAATTCGACGGCATTTTCAGGAAAGAGCGTATTGAACTCGCCGTAAAGCTGGGCGGCCAGCGTTTTGTTAGGGGCAATGACCAGGGTGGGTTTCTGGACCTGGGCAATCACATGTGCCATGGTAAAGGTTTTGCCAGAACCTGTCACACCCAGGAGCACCTGGTTGCGCCCCCCCTGCGTTACGCCCTTGCTCAGCGCTTCAATGGCCTTGGATTGGTCGCCTTTTGGCGCAAAACTGGAGATCAACCTGAAGGAAGACAATGAACAGCTCCGCTGCGCTCCATCCGCCTGAGGCAGAGGACAACAGCATGTTGGAACGCCGGAAAGTTGGAACGGAAAGAAGCAGTGCGGTTTCCACTATTCTCATACTTCATGATTACATCATGCCAGTATTTCACTTGGCTAAGTCTTGATCTTCCAGATTGTCCTATCCGGCCGATCCTCAAGCACAACGTTCATGGCGGTAAGCTGATCACGAATTTGGTCAGCCCGGGCCCAATTCTTCTGCTGCCTCGCTTCGATCCGCTCAGCGACGAGTCCCTCCACCAAGGTCTCATCAATTGTCTCATCCTCTAAGGCCTTAGCCTTCTTCTGTTCAAAAAAATGAGAAGGCGACTCTGTCCCAATTCCGAGAACTTCTCCCACACGCACCAAATCTGCCCGGACAGACCTAAGCATCGCCTGATCCAGCGCCTCCCCTTTTTCTCCCGTATCATCCATAACCCGGTTCAGCCGTCGCACTGTGTCAAACACAAGTCCAATGGCCCTGGCTGTGTTAAAATCATCATCCATGGCCTCGCAACACCGTACCCAAAGGTCCCCTGGTTCTTCTTCATCAAGGTCAGGCGCATCCATCCCTATGGATTGGGCCATCCTCCCTAACAAGGCATATATCTTCTCAAGGCCGGTTTCAGCCTCTGTCATGGCCTTTTTTGTGAAATCGACCGGGCTTCGATAATGACTGGAAAGGAGAAACAGGCGAACCATCTCAGGGTGATACTGTTTCAGAATGTCCTTGATCATCAAGAAATTCCCAAGCGATTTGGACATCTTCTCCTGATCAATCCGGACAAAACCGTTGTGTATCCAGAAATTCACAAAGGTCCCTCCAAAGGCTCCTTCAGATTGGGCAATCTCGTTTTCGTGATGTGGAAACACCAAGTCCTTGCCCCCACCGTGGATATCAAAGGGCTGCCCCAGAAAGTGTTTGCTCATGGCCGAGCATTCTATGTGCC encodes:
- a CDS encoding cysteine--tRNA ligase; the protein is MLKIYNTLTRKKEIFEPIEPGKVKIYVCGPTVYDASHIGHARSVVVFDVIVRYLKATGYDISYVRNFTDIDDKIINRANELGISTNELSEKYIHEFYEDMDALRVERATEEPRATEHIPEIISVIQRLFEQGLAYEAGGDVFYAVERFKGYGKLSGRRLADMQAGARVEVDENKRNPFDFALWKGAKPGEPVWNSPWGKGRPGWHIECSAMSKHFLGQPFDIHGGGKDLVFPHHENEIAQSEGAFGGTFVNFWIHNGFVRIDQEKMSKSLGNFLMIKDILKQYHPEMVRLFLLSSHYRSPVDFTKKAMTEAETGLEKIYALLGRMAQSIGMDAPDLDEEEPGDLWVRCCEAMDDDFNTARAIGLVFDTVRRLNRVMDDTGEKGEALDQAMLRSVRADLVRVGEVLGIGTESPSHFFEQKKAKALEDETIDETLVEGLVAERIEARQQKNWARADQIRDQLTAMNVVLEDRPDRTIWKIKT
- the uvrB gene encoding excinuclease ABC subunit UvrB is translated as MSSFRLISSFAPKGDQSKAIEALSKGVTQGGRNQVLLGVTGSGKTFTMAHVIAQVQKPTLVIAPNKTLAAQLYGEFNTLFPENAVEFFVSYYDYYQPEAYLPAVDTYIEKDASINEMIDRLRHSATRSLLARRDVIVVASVSCIFGLGAPEDYLEMCLELKPGATIERDVMLSRLVSMQYTRNDYDFHRDTFRVRGDRVEIFPSYEDQKAIRIEFFGDTLEQIHEIDPLLGKVLRSIEKVVIFPASHYVASRVTLKNAVKSIKEELKGRIDHFRAAKKWIETQRIEERTNFDLEMMQELGYCHGIENYSRHLTGRSPGEPPPTLLDYFPKDYLLFIDESHIGVPQLRGMYHGDRSRKETLVQYGFRLPSALDNRPLNFEEFIQKISQVIFVSATPGDYEIEKGEGRVVEQVIRPTGLIDPEVIIRPAEGQVDDLLEEIRIREERNERVLVTTLTKRMAEDLTDYYEDLGIRVRYLHSDIKTMERTEIIRDLRLGVFDVLVGINLLREGLDLPEVSLVGILDADKEGFLRSERSLIQTCGRAARNVYGTVILYADRVTRSIQRAVDETNRRRSLQAAYNKKHGITPETIQKEITSILTSVYEADYVTVPAVSEPSVKYKSGDELEEIIRELEEEMKRAAKVLAFERAAELRDQIKDLRELDMGLR
- a CDS encoding RiPP maturation radical SAM C-methyltransferase, which codes for MKTERADQLERIVLVSTPWPLYSRPSIQLGALKAYLKGRFPDLNIQALHLYLKVAERIGYKLYQAISERTWLAESVYGALLFPERKKEIKKIFYGEAKGQAELRNVDFDALTSEIKDESDGLIRAVDWARCGLAGFSICLCQLTSSLYFIKRIKQGFPHLPIVVGGSTFAGDMISGLLKFFPDVDFAINGEGELPLSALICQVRDSLGNDDFRPISGVVTRQEREADTPVTFYQLENLNNLPPPDYDDYFYLLKTLDPEKRFFPTLPAEVSRGCWWRSAKPSSKRTGGCAFCNLNLQWNGYRSKGVSQIVSEVDYLTTKYKALSVAFMDNLLPLRQSKEIFSQLAALEKDFRLFAELRATTPRDVLNAMKAAGTHKVQIGIEALSTRLLGKLNKGTTAIQNLEIMKHCEELGISNISNLILRFPGSDAEDVDETLRTLEFAVPFRPLRFVHFWLGLGSPVWQNPGSFGLKATFNHPYYALMFTPDICRSMRFMIQSYRGDLSYQRKLWQPVKKKMRAWKKVYDKLHQGPSCSPILSFRDGRDFLIIRERRFQAAPLTHRLVGTSMAIYLFCERHRSLKSIAARFPKAGEEKIVPFLKMMVDKKVMFEENGRYLSLAVPVRK